Proteins from a single region of Centropristis striata isolate RG_2023a ecotype Rhode Island chromosome 9, C.striata_1.0, whole genome shotgun sequence:
- the lsm7 gene encoding U6 snRNA-associated Sm-like protein LSm7 isoform X2 — MADKEKKKKESIFDLSKYIDKPIRVKFQGGREASGVLKGFDPLLNLVLDGTIEYMRDPDDQLKLTEDTRQLGLVVCRGTSVVLICPQDGMEAIPNPFIQQQDG, encoded by the exons ATGGCG gataaagaaaagaagaagaaggagagcaTCTTCGACTTGTCCAAATACATCGACAAGCCGATTCGTGTGAAGTTTCAAGGAGGACGAGAGG CTAGCGGTGTCCTGAAGGGTTTTGATCCTCTGTTGAACCTGGTACTGGACGGCACAATCGAGTACATGCGTG ATCCAGACGACCAGCTGAAGCTGACAGAAGACACCAGGCAGCTGGGGCTGGTGGTGTGCAGAGGAACCTCCGTAGTGCTAATCTGTCCTCAGGACGGCATGGAGGCTATACCAAACCCTTTCATACAGCAACAGGACGGCTAA
- the lsm7 gene encoding U6 snRNA-associated Sm-like protein LSm7 isoform X1 yields MSLRSVQDKEKKKKESIFDLSKYIDKPIRVKFQGGREASGVLKGFDPLLNLVLDGTIEYMRDPDDQLKLTEDTRQLGLVVCRGTSVVLICPQDGMEAIPNPFIQQQDG; encoded by the exons ATGTCGCTTCGCTCTGTGCAggataaagaaaagaagaagaaggagagcaTCTTCGACTTGTCCAAATACATCGACAAGCCGATTCGTGTGAAGTTTCAAGGAGGACGAGAGG CTAGCGGTGTCCTGAAGGGTTTTGATCCTCTGTTGAACCTGGTACTGGACGGCACAATCGAGTACATGCGTG ATCCAGACGACCAGCTGAAGCTGACAGAAGACACCAGGCAGCTGGGGCTGGTGGTGTGCAGAGGAACCTCCGTAGTGCTAATCTGTCCTCAGGACGGCATGGAGGCTATACCAAACCCTTTCATACAGCAACAGGACGGCTAA
- the LOC131977882 gene encoding kelch-like protein 23, translating into MACRADTELKPQSFKFTVLSEQINQLEEDESASQVTDSNSGPDVVPDAVLRVEGESFYVNRHRLALQSPYFRALFFGCGLESSKRKVEIKGVSLQHFRVLMEYSKTSNLALNRENVLGILETADFLQLERARLLCCKFLERELHLSNCLGMMAYAWRLGCTQLYTAARQVVLTHFSAVVAEEDFLSLSKETVADLLNCDDLAIHKDDLALEATLHWVSFDPKREEHFLELIQLVRPESLSLTFITELLTRMKSSDPRAKLIRILDEHFPTSWSVGRSMTRTRARETLFVLGGHHDQEQQSLYQFFPLSGRWQSCPPLQRKSLTQYSVAAVGDNVVVTGGYFRDVLWFSVDWVRIYECGNQRWVDGPALQKSRHSHCSIGLDSVLYVLGGSMDEGLVADAERLVLGSEEGWEAVSPMVRAVERAATAALGSCFYVACGLDENGEVFGGIQRYTVKEDQWDVISYSPFPRYDLVATELNGALYLFGGQALRFDVETDEWTLLEEECLDRKFFCGCTTVSGQIYLVSERGINKAFPNMVLMDPYIDTCIEVEDAIPCPVPIRGCVTMRMII; encoded by the exons ATGGCCTGCAGAGCCGACACTGAGCTGAAACCGCAGAGCTTTAAATTCACGGTCCTCTCTGAACAGATAAACCAACTTGAGGAGGATGAATCTGCTTCACAGGTGACGGACTCTAACTCTGGGCCCGATGTAGTCCCTGATGCCGTTCTACGAGTGGAGGGAGAGAGTTTTTATGTGAACCGTCACCGACTGGCTCTCCAGAGTCCCTACTTCAGGGCTCTGTTTTTTGGCTGTGGTCTGGAGAGCAGCAAAAGGAAGGTGGAGATCAAAGGTGTGAGTCTGCAGCATTTCAGGGTTTTGATGGAATACAGCAAGACATCCAACCTAGctttaaacagagaaaatgtcCTGGGGATCCTTGAGACTGCAGACTTTTTACAACTGGAGCGAGCCAGGCTACTGTGCTGCAAGTTCCTGGAGCGCGAGCTGCACCTCAGTAACTGTCTGGGAATGATGGCGTACGCATGGCGGCTGGGCTGCACTCAGCTCTACACGGCAGCACGGCAGGTGGTGCTCACACACTtctctgctgttgttgctgaaGAGGACTTCCTGTCCCTGTCTAAGGAGACTGTAGCAGACCTTCTTAACTGTGATGACCTGGCCATCCATAAAGACGACCTGGCCCTGGAGGCCACCCTACACTGGGTCTCTTTTGACCCTAAACGAGAGGAACATTTCCTGGAGCTCATTCAGCTGGTGAGGCCTGAGTCGCTCTCTCTAACATTTATCACTGAACTTTTGACCAGGATGAAAAGCTCTGACCCCAGAGCCAAGCTCATTCGCATTCTGGATGAACATTTCCCAACATCCTGGTCAGTGGGCAGGTCAATGACGAGGACCAGGGCCAGAGAGACCCTCTTTGTCCTGGGTGGACACCACGATCAGGAGCAGCAGTCTCTGTACCAATTTTTCCCCCTCAGTGGTAGATGGCAGAGCTGTCCACCTCTGCAGAGGAAGAGCCTCACACAGTACTCGGTAGCTGCAGTAG GAGACAATGTGGTTGTGACAGGCGGCTACTTCCGGGACGTGCTGTGGTTCAGTGTGGACTGGGTCAGGATATACGAGTGTGGAAACCAGCGCTGGGTGGATGGGCCGGCCCTGCAGAAATCCAGGCACAGCCACTGCTCCATAGGCCTGGACTCTGTACTGTATGTCCTGGGGGGCAGCATGGATGAAGGGCTTGTGGCCGATGCGGAGAGGCTGGTCCTGGGGTCAGAAGAGGGCTGGGAGGCAGTCAGCCCCATGGTTAGGGCTGTGGAGAGGGCAGCCACTGCTGCACTGGGGTCGTGTTTCTATGTGGCGTGTGGCCTGGATGAGAACGGGGAGGTGTTTGGAGGGATTCAGAGGTACACGGTGAAGGAGGATCAGTGGGATGTGATCTCATATTCTCCATTTCCACG ATATGACCTGGTTGCCACGGAGCTCAACGGTGCCCTCTACCTGTTTGGAGGACAAGCTTTGCGTTTTGATGTGGAGACAGACGAGTGGACTCTGCTGGAGGAGGAATGTCTGGACAGAAAGTTCTTTTGCGGCTGCACGACAGTCAGCGGCCAGATCTACCTGGTCAGTGAGAGGGGGATTAACAAAGCATTTCCAAACATGGTGCTGATGGACCCTTACATCGACACTTGCATTGAGGTGGAAGATGCCATACCCTGCCCCGTGCCTATCAGAGGGTGTGTCACCATGAGGATGATCATTTGA
- the cers4a gene encoding ceramide synthase 4a, whose translation MEALLNEWLWQEEYWLPPGMHWKDFEEKEDGGSFPRPRDLIYTLPLAFAFIVLRYVFERLIAVPLSKCLYVKDRIRIQAASIPKLETFYKQISRQPSQSEVVSLAKQCGLSQRKIQTWFRHRRNQDRPSNTKKFSEAAWRFVFYFISFTAGLASLINTPWFWDHRECWRGYPKQPVAKAHYWYYILEMGFYLSLLLSVSVDIKRKDFKEQVIHHIATIFLIGFSYCANYVRVGTVVMLLHDSSDFILEFAKMLHYGGWTRVCDVLFVVFSLVFLVTRLVVFPSRVIYTTWVVSLEFFEPFFGYYFFNCLLLVLQALHVFWAYLILRMVYKFMFMGKVEGDERSDEESEVDDEEEEPEEEGECNWEQRKGTINSKLVSLANNCVLNNLTNQRNINSRLPKAR comes from the exons ATGGAGGCCCTGCTTAATGAGTGGCTATGGCAGGAGGAGTACTGGCTTCCTCCTGGCATGCACTGGAAGGACTTTGAGGAAAAGGAAGATGGGGGCAGCTTTCCTCGACCCAGGGATCTCATCTACACCTTGCCGCTGGCCTTCGCCTTTATAGTCCTCAGATATGTCTTCGAGAG GCTCATCGCCGTCCCATTGAGCAAATGTTTATATGTAAAGGACCGGATTCGGATTCAAGCCGCTTCCATCCCAAAGCTGGAGACCTTCTACAAACAGATCAGTCGGCAACCATCGCAA aGTGAGGTTGTGAGCTTGGCAAAGCAGTGTGGACTCTCCCAGAGAAAGATCCAGACTTGGTTCAGACACAGGAGGAACCAGGACCGACCCAGCAACACCAAAAAGTTCTCCGAGGCCGC CTGGCGTTTTGTCTTCTACTTCATATCGTTCACTGCAGGGCTCGCCTCTTTAATTAAT ACTCCGTGGTTCTGGGATCACAGAGAGTGTTGGAGGGGTTATCCCAAACAG CCGGTGGCCAAGGCTCATTACTGGTATTACATCTTAGAAATGGGCTTCTATTTGTCGCTGCTTCTGAGCGTCTCTGTGGACATCAAACGAAAA GACTTCAAGGAGCAGGTAATTCATCACATCGCCACCATATTCCTCATCGGTTTCTCCTACTGTGCCAACTATGTGAGGGTTGGCACCGTGGTGATGCTGCTGCACGACTCCTCTGACTTCATTCTGGAG TTTGCCAAGATGCTCCACTATGGTGGCTGGACGAGGGTGTGCGACGTGCTGTTTGTCGTCTTCTCTCTGGTGTTCCTGGTGACGAGGCTGGTGGTGTTTCCCAGCAG AGTGATCTACACAACCTGGGTGGTGTCTCTTGAGTTCTTCGAGCCCTTCTTTGGTTATTATTTCTTCAACTGCCTTCTGTTAGTGCTGCAAGCGCTGCACGTCTTCTGGGCTTATCTCATCCTGCGAATGGTCTACAAGTTCATGTTCATGGGCAAG GTGGAGGGTGATGAGCGTAGCGATGAAGAGAGTGAggtagatgatgaagaggaggagcctGAGGAAGAAGGGGAGTGCAACTGGGAGCAAAGAAAGGGCACCATCAACTCCAAACTGGTGTCGCTGGCTAACAACTGTGTCTTGAACAACCTGACCAACCAGAGGAACATAAACAGCAGGCTGCCCAAAGCCAGATAG